The sequence below is a genomic window from Silene latifolia isolate original U9 population chromosome 7, ASM4854445v1, whole genome shotgun sequence.
ttcctcaaaaaaacaaaagaaaccaatacacaatggatacacacacacacacacacacacacacacacacacacacacacacacacacacacacacacacacacacacacacacacacacacacacacaaagcatgagcaaactattgagactccactaatgaaacaacataactggcccacatatttgtCATCtgattgatgtcctctggcgaatattctggggctttgttgagtattagtggaaactacaattcaaagaATATATAATTAAagtagatataatacatggaggtatacaaaattaaactcaatttatatctgaaatagtttttaaatcacactaacccatATCGGAATGGTATAAAGTTTTCCGTCGATAACCTTCCACATGgagtgacaaacgtaaaaggcgcattgtttgtcgtctggggCTTTAGgaactattatataaatcacacacaaatcagctgaattagataatcaacctctcgtataaacattaattaaatggtacgagtaattattaagaatacacttactattggcgtgataaaattgagatcagtgttgctttcatatttcccaaatggacataatctttttttttttgcttcaaaaacactaattcataaatatacacacatgccattattatctgcatatatatggctcaagtcatataataacaaatgacattattgaaggttatAAACTTACTCaattatcatccttacacaactgtcagagggtttgccttcgcgagagtcaatccagtacactgtttttgttttcaCTTGGATTGCCattagcacccaatgcttcctattcattttgagacattgaactgttagttcatttatacgcatttaagcatgttaataataaatttatagaaccgtgattcattacaataatcatgtactatacatacatattctcattgtagggggcaagccatagttttttggacgacatcaaccgacgtgcgatactattgatttgttcttcgtatgaaattctattaacagagaacgccttaggactcaagaatccgtaggcgtgacaagggaccttccactcagcgaactgattattgacgtacctattacgccacatggaacgaagattgttattgtaattgataattttaacaaacatcattattcgtaaatggaaatgacttaatagttatattaataaatttacttcatccaaatcaaaatgtgaacaacatctatgTCATGGTcaacaaattccatcagttgcttcgggtctagtatggctatatcagctgcgccaACAACTTCCTTTTCAAtgctaatcatgactacatcacttgtaggtgacctctttacagccaggttgtgcaaagccttcagcgaagtagttttcatctttttcttatattcacacgattcataataagaatcataagcaggcttgcctgcaacaactttcgttaacgtagtagtaattgctttagctgccatcatggctttgcttaagttctgcaaatctaaagattaaagtacttacgatatgttaatattcgtaccctaatatatttaaagaacaagtgacCCCCTCAGTAAAgattaacgtctgcatataggtaccttggggatgacaacattgatgagtttgtcaggccattgcacataacactacaaaaagaattaaaacaggcgactgattttggcgactgaaatcagtcgccaaaatcaatttggcgactgaaatcagtcgccaaacgtcagtcgcggaccttagtcgccttttctagctttggcgactaaagtcggtcgccaaatttggcgactgccaaatcagtcgccaaattctaaaaatggcgactgattgggtagtcgccaaattggcgactgattaaaggtagtcgccaaaatggcgactgaaattcagtcgccaaatgccAACTCAGTCGCCTtttttgggtgacgtagccaCTTTGGCTgaccaaatttggcgactgaattgggATTTAGCGACTGctattcagtcgccattttggcgactacctttaatcagtcgccaatttggcgactgaatttcagtcgccaaatcacaaatcagtcgccaaacccactgtatgttttggtggtttttttcgttttcattgctagccaaaaatttacaacctgcatacaaaccgatgttccacaacaccatacatcccatttcaacacacacaacaccatacatttcaacccaacacctcccaatttctcaaacttcatttcatatattgaaaatgaaagttttacaagctaagctattctaaaTGTTCAAATCTAAATGTTCAAGTCTTACAAGCTAAGCTAACCTCCCAATCATcctacttggaagccaacaccggctccactccccccatgtggaccatgcggatcatttggatcgtagttgggtccacgtccggggttacaaccttgccaccaagtctcaaacattgccattctttccttcatttggcgcaattcttcatcacgtttggcatcacgttcatcacgctctcttatttgaccttgaagttgactaataattcccggttgatacgtgttgctgggaattgttgaagtcgatctcctacgcgttttctcatagaaagccggtgttgaacttccggtaccatacacgtgccctttcttgaagccatccaccaacttataccatatgtcattatcctgGAGTTTcggattggcggctttttcttgttcaaatgcttcctacaatattaaacaaatggttgtaagttaatatggtaaccaccttatatacgacattttaaaagagagtaaattaacaaaaattaagtgttacggaaacttacatataattgcttgtcttttggcttagtccaagttctaacccctttgtggtcaaccctggaatgcgtgtccagaaacagttctggtaccgtcgcaatcggctgtgacttcttctttcctctctgaatgaaaaaaaaaacatacatgttagaaaatcaacaaaaaatctaacataaaataaacatgttgcattgaaaacaaaaaaaaaagtgtcaaataatagacaaacttacccccaacatacgattccagaacgatcgtgaacccgcgtaatgagtaggctcgttcacggcgtcttcctttcctcctcttttgttgagggatgcttgcttagacttcttctgaaaagcgggagttttggtatgctttattaagccttcatacttgtcacctgcaattacacatatgaaatcataactaataagttactgatattatttataatataagagagtatatactaattaatacaaataacaaaacaagttaattaaatacctttcatgtgctctggttcctttgggcgcctaactaccttccaaatcacgtcccgatatcgtcgagtaccgacttcCTCGTGCACGATACGGACATTCcgttcttgagacggtgaccaagcatatgcttgctacaaaaaaaagcgacaaaatttcatattagtatttataaaagtataaccttggttattaaaacaaagaaatacggaaaatatatacccgaaagttattgaaccacgcatCTCTTTGTGCAggagaagcttgtgtccacgatgtaggaattggacccacgaaattagtcttcgtgcttttcgtgacacctcgtaccacgcaatcgtccataaacctgcatttattttgaacatgtaaaattacaaacaattattatttaaaaaaaaaaaaaaaaaaaaaacaaaatagtagactaataaagaataaaacttaccataatcccgccggctcaagaatcatcttatgatccgaagtgtaccgtatcggcacccgtggtgtctcgtcggtagcgtcactctcctcaccgtcaccgtctgtctgcatcggatcctcctgcacaa
It includes:
- the LOC141590545 gene encoding uncharacterized protein LOC141590545, with the translated sequence MKGDKYEGLIKHTKTPAFQKKSKQASLNKRGGKEDAVNEPTHYAGSRSFWNRMLGRGKKKSQPIATVPELFLDTHSRVDHKGVRTWTKPKDKQLYEAFEQEKAANPKLQDNDIWYKLVDGFKKGHEALGANGNPSENKNSVLD